In Clostridia bacterium, the following are encoded in one genomic region:
- a CDS encoding ABC transporter permease: MIFVWIQKAIGFAAFIALAAMGELLTEKSGGLNLGTPGTMCVGAAAGFITAFRYCNAVANPSVVMVILLTLLTAFAASVLMGLIYSFFTVTMRINQNVVGLVMTIFGCGLAEFLSIFFIKSESGNVRCDFANTVFTARIPFLSEKLGVVSDLLFSYGFMFYLTIALAVIMTLVFNKTRVGLNLRAVGESPATADAAGISVTRYKYAAACIGSGITGLAGVYCVMEFKSGAWATADLASIQAFGWLSVALVIFAFWKPLNLLWGSLIFGIFYWAYLYLPELLNVQLSTDLTQMLPYIITIVVLIIVSFRKKKENLGPASLGVTYFREER; the protein is encoded by the coding sequence ATGATATTTGTCTGGATACAAAAAGCAATCGGGTTCGCCGCTTTCATCGCGCTCGCGGCGATGGGAGAGCTGCTGACCGAGAAATCGGGCGGCCTCAACCTCGGAACTCCGGGAACGATGTGCGTCGGCGCGGCGGCGGGATTCATCACCGCCTTCCGCTACTGCAACGCCGTCGCGAACCCGAGCGTCGTGATGGTCATTCTGCTGACGCTGCTGACCGCGTTCGCCGCGTCGGTGCTTATGGGGCTGATATACAGCTTCTTCACCGTCACGATGAGGATAAACCAGAACGTCGTCGGCCTCGTCATGACGATCTTCGGATGCGGCCTCGCCGAGTTCCTGTCCATCTTTTTCATCAAGTCGGAATCCGGCAACGTCCGCTGCGACTTCGCGAACACCGTCTTCACCGCGCGCATACCCTTCCTTTCGGAGAAGCTCGGTGTCGTTTCCGACCTGCTTTTCAGCTACGGCTTCATGTTTTATCTGACGATAGCGCTGGCGGTGATAATGACGCTCGTTTTCAACAAGACGAGAGTGGGACTCAACCTCCGCGCCGTCGGCGAAAGTCCGGCGACCGCGGACGCGGCCGGCATCAGCGTGACGCGGTATAAATACGCCGCGGCGTGCATCGGCAGCGGCATCACCGGCCTTGCCGGAGTCTACTGCGTTATGGAGTTCAAGAGCGGCGCGTGGGCGACGGCGGACCTCGCCAGCATCCAGGCGTTCGGCTGGCTTTCGGTCGCGCTCGTCATATTCGCGTTCTGGAAGCCGCTGAATCTGCTCTGGGGCTCGCTGATATTCGGCATCTTCTACTGGGCGTATCTGTACCTGCCGGAGCTGCTGAACGTTCAGCTTTCCACCGACCTTACGCAGATGCTGCCGTATATCATCACGATAGTCGTTCTGATAATCGTAAGCTTCCGCAAG
- a CDS encoding ABC transporter permease — protein sequence MTIRNNDREPLIHLTKRAPLPKYAGLLIRAGAFVFAVLFCAIIVWIMIGVDPITFLKTMFTGSFGIQKLENAKNFNSFWRIFTSSYFWTTVKTGCKLLLLAVALAPAFKMKFWNIGAEGQFLAGAISATYIMFNYPGLNPFVLLLLMLVVSLITGAIWGVIPAIFKARFNTNETLFTLMMNYIAIKIVDFFFNKWRGVKSALGIINIDSEAGWIRSMWKGTESAWYKNEDLIFMIAVIVIAVLMYYYLRLTKHGYEIAVVGDSQNTAKYAGISVKKVIIRTMALSGALCGLCGFLCVSGQGHTVNSNLAGGYGFTAIIVAWLSKFNTFTMMGVSLLIVALENGSALMSNTYNDLGFSVAFGKIIVGVMLLFVIGCEFFINYKVNFRSRKAQKEAVEA from the coding sequence ATGACGATCAGGAATAACGACCGTGAGCCGTTGATACATCTGACGAAGCGCGCTCCCCTGCCTAAATACGCGGGGCTCCTCATCAGAGCGGGGGCGTTCGTGTTCGCCGTCCTGTTCTGCGCGATCATCGTCTGGATAATGATCGGCGTCGACCCGATCACGTTTTTGAAGACGATGTTCACCGGCTCGTTCGGCATACAGAAGCTCGAGAACGCCAAAAACTTCAACTCCTTCTGGCGCATTTTCACCTCGAGCTATTTCTGGACGACCGTCAAGACCGGATGCAAGCTGCTGCTTCTCGCGGTCGCGCTCGCTCCGGCGTTCAAGATGAAGTTCTGGAACATCGGCGCGGAGGGACAGTTCCTCGCGGGAGCGATCTCCGCCACCTACATAATGTTCAACTATCCGGGGCTCAACCCCTTCGTCCTCCTTTTGCTCATGCTGGTCGTCAGCTTGATAACGGGAGCGATCTGGGGAGTCATCCCCGCGATCTTCAAGGCGAGGTTCAACACGAACGAGACGCTGTTCACGCTCATGATGAACTATATCGCCATCAAGATAGTCGACTTCTTCTTCAATAAGTGGAGAGGCGTCAAATCCGCGCTCGGTATAATCAACATAGATTCCGAAGCCGGCTGGATCAGATCCATGTGGAAGGGCACCGAGTCCGCCTGGTACAAGAACGAGGATCTGATCTTCATGATCGCCGTCATAGTCATCGCGGTGCTGATGTATTACTACCTGCGCCTGACGAAGCACGGCTACGAAATAGCCGTCGTCGGCGATTCGCAGAACACCGCCAAATACGCGGGCATCAGCGTCAAGAAGGTCATCATCCGCACCATGGCGCTCTCCGGCGCGCTCTGCGGACTGTGCGGATTCCTCTGCGTTTCCGGCCAGGGACACACCGTGAACTCCAACCTCGCGGGCGGATACGGCTTCACCGCGATAATCGTCGCGTGGCTGTCGAAGTTCAACACCTTCACGATGATGGGCGTTTCGCTGCTGATAGTCGCGCTCGAGAACGGCTCGGCGCTGATGTCGAACACCTACAACGACCTCGGCTTCTCTGTCGCGTTCGGCAAGATAATCGTCGGCGTGATGCTGCTGTTCGTCATCGGCTGTGAGTTCTTTATCAACTATAAAGTCAACTTCCGTTCGCGCAAAGCTCAGAAGGAGGCGGTCGAAGCATGA
- a CDS encoding ABC transporter ATP-binding protein — protein sequence MNEKRTPVIQLKGITKRFGTKVLANDNITMDVLDGEVLALLGENGSGKTTLLNMLSGIYYPDSGEIYVRGKHVSIKSPHDAFLLGIGMIHQHFKLVDVFTATENVVLGLKEKGGLDLKAAANRIREICGEYGFDVDPGQKVYDMTVSQKQTLEIVKALYRGADILILDEPTAVLTPQETEKLFSVIRNMQAAGKTIIIITHKLQEVLAISDRVAILRKGEYIDTVKTSETSVAELTEKMVGKKVELNIDRPEVKDRELRLKVGGLSCKNADGIEVLKDVSFEAYSGEILGIAGISGCGQKELLESIAGLQKIEPGADITYTGPSGETETLIGKSPKQIRKMGVSLSFVPEDRLGMGLVGGMGMVENMLLKDYTRGASPLTDKKPSKELAERIREDLGVVTPSISTPVRMLSGGNVQKVLVGRELASAPTVLMTAYAVRGLDINTSYVIYDLLNEQKQKGVAVIFVGEELDVLLALSDRILVLCGGRISGVLDARTATKEQIGYLMTNLPDAAKGGEADDDQE from the coding sequence ATGAACGAAAAACGCACACCGGTCATCCAGTTAAAAGGGATAACAAAGCGTTTCGGAACCAAAGTGCTTGCAAACGACAACATCACGATGGACGTCCTTGACGGCGAAGTCCTTGCGCTCCTCGGCGAGAACGGAAGCGGAAAGACCACGCTGCTCAATATGCTGTCGGGCATCTACTACCCCGATTCCGGCGAGATCTACGTCAGGGGTAAACACGTTTCCATCAAAAGCCCTCACGACGCTTTCCTGCTCGGTATCGGAATGATACACCAGCACTTCAAGCTCGTCGACGTTTTCACGGCGACGGAGAACGTCGTGCTCGGGCTGAAAGAAAAGGGCGGTCTCGATCTCAAGGCGGCGGCGAACCGCATCCGCGAGATCTGCGGCGAATACGGCTTCGACGTCGATCCCGGTCAGAAGGTCTACGACATGACCGTTTCGCAGAAGCAGACGCTCGAGATAGTCAAGGCGCTTTACAGAGGCGCCGACATACTCATTCTTGACGAGCCGACCGCGGTCCTCACGCCGCAGGAGACCGAAAAGCTGTTCTCGGTCATCCGCAATATGCAGGCGGCGGGCAAGACCATAATCATAATCACGCATAAACTTCAGGAAGTCCTCGCCATTTCCGACAGGGTAGCGATCCTTCGCAAAGGCGAATACATAGATACGGTCAAAACGTCGGAGACCTCCGTCGCCGAGCTTACGGAAAAGATGGTCGGCAAAAAGGTCGAGCTCAACATCGACCGTCCCGAAGTCAAGGACCGCGAGCTTCGTCTCAAGGTCGGCGGGCTGTCCTGCAAAAACGCGGACGGCATCGAGGTGCTGAAGGACGTTTCGTTCGAGGCGTACTCGGGCGAGATCCTCGGCATCGCGGGCATATCGGGATGCGGGCAGAAGGAGCTTCTTGAATCAATAGCCGGTCTTCAGAAAATCGAGCCCGGCGCCGATATAACGTACACCGGCCCCTCGGGAGAGACGGAAACGCTTATCGGCAAATCCCCCAAGCAGATACGCAAAATGGGCGTATCGCTCTCCTTCGTTCCCGAGGACCGTCTCGGTATGGGACTTGTCGGCGGCATGGGGATGGTCGAGAATATGCTGCTGAAGGATTATACCCGCGGCGCCTCGCCGCTGACCGACAAAAAGCCCTCGAAGGAGCTCGCGGAGCGCATCCGCGAAGACCTCGGAGTCGTAACTCCGTCGATCTCGACGCCGGTGCGCATGCTTTCCGGCGGCAACGTCCAGAAGGTGCTCGTCGGCAGAGAGCTCGCGTCCGCCCCCACGGTGCTTATGACCGCTTACGCCGTGAGAGGCCTCGATATAAACACCTCTTACGTTATTTACGATCTGCTCAACGAGCAGAAGCAGAAGGGCGTCGCCGTAATATTCGTCGGCGAAGAGCTCGACGTGCTCCTCGCGCTTTCCGACAGGATACTCGTCCTGTGCGGCGGCCGCATCAGCGGAGTGCTCGACGCCCGCACCGCAACGAAAGAACAGATAGGATACCTTATGACCAATCTGCCCGACGCCGCGAAAGGAGGGGAAGCGGATGACGATCAGGAATAA